A genomic segment from Polyangium mundeleinium encodes:
- a CDS encoding TonB-dependent receptor plug domain-containing protein, producing MSVFAFGSHDYLAQIDDDDGEKEVVVAGQFHRIDFRYDRKLGNRGKLRHAITLGYDESQARGGENAGKTWLLGSRTELTLRPSESVTVRAGADAYVERFKIDIEEEDDDAPSPNDLALMRQLTSRDDFTAALWADAVIRPLPALELVPGVRSDIFTSDGVAKATFDPRLASRLEAGKRFTIVGAFGVSHQPPSFLGAAPGLQIGGLQGGVQTGLLSSAGVEMALPLDITATVTGFRGAFFNLSDPIGNRPPATELGYARQAELRGTGSTYGMELYLRRSLSKRLGGFLSYTLSRSLRHIGNQTFESAYDRRHVMNLAASYDLGRNWKIGGRIVFYTGSPMILDYRVRRRDLGLPDDPDEGPDLPDTPEDHAQREELRKLLANYVQSLNLPDRLPAFFRLDVRLEKRWTFPNGRWISFTVEVLNATAGKEVTQYECSFQDGCAPEEIGPLVIPSIGVEGGF from the coding sequence ATCAGCGTCTTCGCCTTCGGCTCGCACGACTACCTCGCGCAGATCGACGACGACGACGGCGAGAAGGAGGTCGTCGTCGCCGGCCAGTTCCACCGCATCGATTTTCGTTACGATCGGAAGCTCGGCAACCGCGGAAAATTGCGTCACGCGATCACGCTCGGTTACGACGAGAGCCAGGCCCGCGGCGGCGAGAACGCAGGCAAAACGTGGCTGCTCGGCTCGCGCACTGAGCTCACCTTGCGCCCTTCGGAAAGCGTGACCGTGCGCGCGGGCGCCGATGCGTACGTCGAGCGCTTCAAGATCGACATCGAGGAGGAGGACGACGACGCGCCGAGCCCGAACGACCTCGCGCTCATGCGGCAGCTCACGAGCCGCGACGATTTCACCGCCGCCCTATGGGCCGACGCCGTGATCCGCCCCCTGCCCGCGCTCGAACTCGTCCCCGGTGTACGCTCCGACATTTTCACGTCCGACGGCGTCGCCAAGGCGACCTTCGATCCGCGGCTCGCGAGCCGGCTCGAGGCCGGAAAACGCTTCACGATCGTCGGCGCGTTTGGCGTGTCGCACCAGCCCCCGAGCTTCCTCGGCGCGGCCCCGGGCCTCCAAATCGGAGGATTGCAGGGCGGCGTGCAAACGGGGCTCCTGTCGAGCGCGGGCGTCGAGATGGCCCTGCCCCTCGACATCACCGCGACCGTGACGGGCTTTCGTGGCGCGTTCTTCAACTTGAGCGATCCGATCGGCAATCGCCCGCCCGCGACCGAGCTCGGGTATGCCCGGCAGGCGGAGCTCCGCGGAACCGGCAGCACGTACGGCATGGAGCTTTATCTCCGGCGCAGCCTCTCAAAGCGCCTCGGGGGGTTCCTCTCGTATACGCTCTCGCGTTCGCTCCGCCATATCGGCAACCAGACATTCGAGTCGGCCTACGACCGGCGGCACGTCATGAACCTCGCGGCCTCCTACGACCTCGGCAGGAACTGGAAGATCGGCGGCCGCATCGTCTTTTACACGGGCTCGCCGATGATCCTCGATTACCGGGTCCGCCGCCGTGACCTCGGCCTGCCGGACGACCCCGACGAGGGCCCGGATCTCCCCGACACACCCGAGGACCACGCGCAACGCGAGGAGCTTCGAAAGCTGCTCGCGAACTACGTGCAGAGCCTCAATTTGCCCGATCGCCTGCCCGCGTTTTTCCGCCTCGACGTGCGTCTGGAAAAACGATGGACATTCCCGAACGGCCGCTGGATCTCGTTCACCGTGGAGGTGCTGAACGCGACCGCCGGCAAGGAGGTGACGCAATACGAATGTTCGTTCCAGGACGGATGCGCGCCCGAGGAGATCGGGCCGCTCGTGATCCCGAGTATCGGGGTCGAGGGTGGTTTCTAG